From one Kwoniella shandongensis chromosome 4, complete sequence genomic stretch:
- a CDS encoding FACT complex subunit SPT16: protein MSEIVLDSALFIKRAEKIFAAWDQPTNDTKDLDDVTALQFVLGEPNDEAAAFDKSSSIHLYLLGFEFPSTLILFTKKPRKITFVCSSSKAKLLRQLESANGIEIDIKVRSKDEAAAKQTVNELVLSLGDGKIGGLPKDRPTGKLVDDWNAAVASSKGGLQVVDVSTSVSDILADRDGDEMINVITGAKMTSTTMVHYFKSKMESIIDRGTAVPHELLAQMIEEKIGNDEKGADMKLWNKNSSLGEVDFASAEWVYSPIIQSGGKYDLKVTAMSNNDPLKPGVVLASLGIRYKNYCTSMGRTFFISPTKKQESYYSSLLDARNEALKLIKAGAIASDVYKSVQQFVESKSATLGQAFLKNIGFATGIEYRDSTFVLNAKNGRTMKENTILILTLGLQDLPDPKKQGKTYSILLSDTVKVGQNGAVVLTEGCTKLSDVVMELEDEDEPEPAPPPKKASASSSKPNGKSPVKTRGAVGGRVLSSKTRGGNRDQVEQTTSEKIKANQARLHAQRNADGLKKWEKGGAGKDGSQDKVVKRYESYRREEQLPRAVEDRRVYVDEQRQSVVLPINGYAVPYHISTIKNVTKTEESDHIVLRINFQSPGQIAGKKEDMPFEDPDANFIRSVSFRSQDQRHMLKVFDGITALKKAATKREAERKELADVIEQEKLVEIKGRHPYVLKNVFPRPAPEGKKTDGNLEIHQNGIRFRPDGPASKIDLLFSNIKHLFFQPSEKELIVIIHVHLKAPIMLGKKKTSDVQFYREVTDMSFDETGGKKRRARYGDEDEIEQEQEDRKRRAELDKQFHDFARRIESAAQAQQYELEVDVPFRELGFSGVPFRSNVLLLPTTNCLIHISEFPFTVITLSEVEIVHLERVQFGLKNFDMVFVLNDFKKAPIHINSIPVVHLDNVKEWLDSCDVPISEGPVNLSWPAIMKTLNDDPQEFYAEGGWSFLTGSGSDAESSESEEGSAFTESDVSDEASSGDDDSESAFSEDGSDDSGSEDDLSDEGEDWDELERKAKRADEKHGRDRGGDSSDDGKKKKKGGRR from the exons ATGTCGGAGATCGTCCTCGATTCGGCTCTGTTCATCAAGCGTGCAGAGAAGATATTTGCAGCTTGGGAT CAACCGACCAACGACACCAAAGATTTGGACGATGTCACTGCTCTTCAATTCGTTCTTGGAGAACCCAATGACGAAGCAGCGGCATTTGACAAGTCGTCATCAATTCAT CTCTACCTCCTTGGATTTGAATTCCCTTCCACACTTATCCTATTCACCAAAAAACCTCGCAAAATTACCTTTGTCTGTAGCTCCTCGAAAG CCAAGCTCCTCCGACAACTGGAATCAGCGAACGGGATTGAGATAGATATCAAGGTTCGCTCGAAGGATGAGGCTGCTGCCAAAC AAACTGTCAACGAACTGGTGTTGTCTttgggagatggaaagatTGGAGGCTTACCGAAAGACCGACCAACGGGAAAGCTTGTTGACGATTGGAATGCAGC TGTCGCATCCTCCAAAGGCGGTCTTCAGGTGGTGGATGTCTCTACTTCTGTGTCAGACATTTTGGCGGACAGAGATGGGGATGAAATG ATAAACGTTATTACCGGAGCTAAAATGACATCGACTACGATGGTGCACTACTTTAAATCCAAGATGGAGTCCATCATCGACCGGGGCACTGCAGTTCCCCACGAGTTACTCGCACA GATGATCGAGGAAAAGATCGGCAACGATGAGAAGGGCGCGGACATGAAATTGTGGAACAAGAACAGCTCACTCGGAGAA GTTGACTTCGCTTCCGCCGAATGGGTCTACTCTCCTATCATCCAATCTGGAGGCAAGTACGATCTCAAAGTCACGGCTATGTCAAACAACGACCCTTTGAAGCCCGGTGTCGTTCTTGCCAGTCTGGGTATCCGATACAAGAACTACTGCACCAGTATGGGTAGAACTTTCTTCATCAGCCCGACAAAG AAACAAGAATCATACTATTCATCTCTGCTCGATGCCCGAAACGAAgctctcaagctcatcaaagCAGGCGCTATCGCCAGCGATGTGTACAAATCGGTGCAGCAGTTCGTAGAATCGAAGAGTGCAACATTAGGGCAGGCGTTCCTGAAAAACATTGGGTTTGCT ACCGGAATCGAGTACCGAGATAGCACTTTTGTGCTCAACGCCAAGAACGGACGTAcaatgaaggagaacacCATTCTTATCCTGACGTTGGGATTGCAAGATCTTCCAGACCCGAAGAAGCAAGGCAAAAC ATATTCCATCCTCCTGTCCGACACCGTCAAAGTTGGTCAAAACGGCGCCGTTGTTCTGACCGAGGGTTGCACAAAACTCAGTGACGTGGTgatggagctggaa gacgaggatgagccTGAGCCCGCTCCGCCACCCAAGAAAGCCAGCGCTAGCAGTAGCAAGCCTAATGGCAAGTCACCAGTCAAGACTCGAGGCGCAGTTGGGGGCCGGGTGCTTTCAAGCAAGACCCGTGGAGGCAACAGAGATCAAGTAGAGCAAACCACttcggagaagatcaaagcgaACCAAGCTCGCTTGCACGCTCAACGGAACGCAGATGGTCTGAAGAAATGGGAAAAGGGTGGAGCTGGGAAGGATGGCTCGCAAgacaaggtggtcaagcgATATGAGAGTTACAGGAGAGAGGAGCAACTTCCTAGAGCTGTTGAAGATCGTCGA GTGTATGTTGACGAACAACGGCAATCTGTTGTGCTCCCCATCAACGGTTACGCGGTTCCTTATCACATCTCGACCATCAAGAACGTTACAAAGACCGAAGAGTCAGATCATATCGTCTTGCGTATCAACTTCCAGTCCCCAGGTCAGATTGCCGGTAAAAAGGAGGACATG CCTTTTGAAGATCCCGATGCCAACTTTATCCGTTCTGTCTCTTTCCGATCGCAGGATCAACGGCATATGCTCAAGGTGTTCGACGGTATCACGGCGCTCAAGAAGGCTGCGACTAAGCGGGAagctgagaggaaggagcttGCAGATGTTATTGAGCAGGAGAAGCTAGTCGAGATCAAGG GTCGTCATCCTTATGTGCTCAAAAATGTGTTCCCAAGACCCGCTccagagggaaagaagaccgATGGTAACCTTGAAATCCACCAGAACGGTATCCGATTCCGTCCGGACGGTCCAGCGTCGAAGATTG ACTTGTTGTTCAGCAATATCaaacatctcttcttccagccGAGCGAAAAGGAGCTCATCGTTATCATCCACGTCCATCTTAAAGCCCCCATCATGttagggaagaagaagacttcT GATGTGCAATTCTACCGCGAGGTCACGGATATGTCGTTCGACGAAACgggtggaaagaagagaagagcacgatatggtgatgaggatgaaatCGAGCAGGAGCAAGAGGATCGAAAGCGACGGGCAGAGCTTGACAAGCAATTCCACGACTTTGCACGACGGATCGAAAGcgctgctcaagctcagcaATACGAGCTGGAAGTCGATGTGCCCTTCCGAGAGCTCGGATTCTCTGGTGTTCCCTTCCGATCGaacgtcctccttctcccaaccaCCAATTGCTTGATCCACATCTCCGAGTTCCCCTTCACCGTCATTACTCTCTCAGAAGTCGAGATTGTCCATCTTGAACGTGTGCAGTTCGGTCTCAAGAACTTTGATATGgtcttcgtcctcaacgACTTCAAGAAGGCGCCTATACATATCAACTCGATCCCAGTTGTGCATCTCGATAACGTCAAGGAGTGGCTAGA CTCGTGTGACGTCCCCATCTCCGAGGGTCCTGTCAACCTGTCATGGCCTGCTATCATGAAAACACTCAACGACGATCCTCAGGAATTCTATGCGGAAGGTGGATGGAGCTTCCTTACCGGTAGCGGATCT GACGCCGAGTCGTCAGAATCCGAAGAGGGATCAGCGTTCACAGAAAGCGATGTATCAGACGAAGCCAGCAGTGGCGACGATGACAGCGAGTCTGCGTTCAGTGAAGATGGCTCTGATGATTCTGGTTCCGAGGATGACCTTTCGGATGAGGGGGAAGACTGGGACGAGCTGGAGCGCAAGGCTaaacgag CCGACGAGAAGCATGGTAGGGACCGAGGCGGTGATTCATCGGACGACgggaaaaagaagaagaagggtggcAGGCGATGA